In Ptiloglossa arizonensis isolate GNS036 chromosome 6, iyPtiAriz1_principal, whole genome shotgun sequence, a single window of DNA contains:
- the LOC143147959 gene encoding pyruvate dehydrogenase phosphatase regulatory subunit, mitochondrial yields the protein MWHNSKSFCTKYVTKWSNYVFYNRQRIKYISTKSTLVTNEDVDNSFPKNAKVVICGGGVMGGAVAYHLSLMGLGSQTIIIESSKIGGGTTWHTSGLVGAFKPSLAQVKLAQDSIALYKELEGKGLSTGWKQCGSLSLARTRDRMIVFRRMKAQSILHNIECHLVSPKEIQEICPLLRVDDLVGGLWIPGDGVGDPYQICLTLIGEAKKKGVKVFENCKVTKVLTQNSRIEAVETTCGTVECEHFVNCAGFWARNVGKLSEPYVKVPLHPVEHYYLHTKSIPELDSMTPVIRDLDGYIYFRENNGRLLAGGFEPIAKPAFEDGRIPESTDEKFLPEDWDHFHILLEQMLHRIPNLGNAILERLCNGPEAFSPDCKWIVGEAPEIRNYYIAAGMKTVGISAAGGVGRATAELIINGSTSLDMYELDVSRFLGLHNNRKFLRDRVKEVPGIHYALQYPHHEFKTGRNLRMSPIYPKLREAGAIFGQVMGYERPTWFHLDEDNDLETIDGFQKCKIAYTNTFSKPPWFEPVSEEYAACRERIGLSDYSSFTKIDLWSNGLEVVDLLQYLCSNDVDVPVGSIIHTGMQNHRGGYENDCSLARIAPNHYMMIAPTIQQTRCKHWINRHLPEDGSVAVSDVTSAYTAICIMGPATRQLLSELTDTDLNPKSFPFFTFKELDVGLANGIRTMNLTHTGELGYVLYIPNEFALHVYTRLIDAGAKYGIKHAGYYATRALRVEKFYAFWGQDLDTFTTPLECGRSWRVKLDKEVNFVGKDALLKQREEGVKRKYVQLLLNDHDPELDTWCWGSEPIFRNGAYCGMTTTTGYGFTFKKQVCLGFVQNFDSQGRPQEVTNEYVLLGDYEVDVAGIKFSAKCHLHSPNLPTKFPDKERDSYHATRDQQIV from the exons atgtGGCATAATTCCAAGTCATTTTGTACTAAATATGTAACAAAATGGAGCAACTATGTTTTTTATAATCGTCAAAGAATAAAATACATCAGTACAAAATCTACTTTAGTAACAAATGAAGATGTTGATAATTCATTTCCTAAGAATGCAAAAGTTGTTATTTGTGGAGGTGGAGTTATGGGTGGTGCTGTTGCTTATCATCTTTCACTTATGGGTTTAGGTTCTCAAACAATTATTATAGAAAGCAGCAA aatAGGAGGTGGCACAACATGGCATACTTCAGGATTAGTTGGAGCATTTAAGCCAAGTTTAGCACAAGTTAAGCTTGCACAGGATAGTATAGCACTATATAAGGAATTGGAAGGAAAAGGTTTATCAACAGGATGGAAACAATGTGGAAGTCTTTCCTTAGCACGTACAAGAGATCGTATGATTGTATTTAGACGCATGAAAGCACAGTCTAT ATTACATAATATCGAATGTCATTTGGTTTCACCAAAGGAAATACAAGAAATATGTCCATTATTACGAGTGGATGATTTAGTTGGTGGATTATGGATTCCAGGTGATGGTGTAGGAGATCCATATCAAATTTGCTTAACACTAATAGGAGAAGCAAAAAAGAAAG GTGTCAAAGTATTTGAAAACTGTAAAGTTACTAAAGTTCTCACTCAAAATAGTAGAATTGAAGCTGTGGAAACAACTTGTGGCACTGttgaatgtgaacattttgttaATTGTGCTGGATTTTGGGCACGTAATGTAGGTAAATTAAGCGAACCATATGTAAAG GTACCTCTTCATCCTGTAGAACATTATTATCTACATACAAAATCTATTCCTGAATTAGATTCCATGACTCCTGTCATAAGAGATTTAGATGGTTATatctattttcgagaaaataatgGTAGGCTTTTGGCTGGTGGTTTTGAACCTATTGCAAAGCCAGCATTTGAAGATGGAAGAATACCTG AAAGTACAGATGAAAAATTTTTACCAGAAGATTGGGACCACTTTCACATTTTACTTGAACAAATGCTACATAGAATTCCGAATTTAGGAAACGCAATTTTGGAAAGATTGTGTAATGGTCCTGAAGCATTTTCTCCAGATTGTAAATGGATAGTTGGTGAAGCGCCAGAAATACGTAATTATTACATTGCTGCTGGTATGAAAACG GTGGGTATTTCGGCAGCTGGTGGAGTTGGTCGAGCCACTGCAGAATTAATAATCAATGGTTCAACATCCCTAGATATGTATGAATTAGATGTATCACGTTTTTTGGGTCTTCACAACAATCGCAAGTTTCTACGCGATCGTGTTAAAGAAGTTCCCGGGATACATTATGCATTGCAATATCCGCATCACGAATTTAAAACAGGTAGAAATCTAAGAATGTCTCCAATATATCCAAAGCTTAGAGAAGCAGGTGCTATTTTTGGCCAAGTAATGGGATATGAACGACCAACTTGGTTTCATTTAGATGAAGATAATG ATTTGGAAACGATTGACGGATTCCAAAAATGTAAGATAGCATATACAAATACATTTAGCAAACCACCATGGTTTGAACCAGTCTCTGAAGAATATGCTGCATGCCGTGAAAGAATTGGGCTTAGTGATTATTCTTCTTTTACTAAAATTGATTTATGG TCAAATGGTTTGGAAGTAGTAGACCTATTACAATACTTGTGTTCAAATGATGTAGATGTTCCAGTGGGAAGTATTATTCACACTGGTATGCAAAATCATCGTGGAGGCTATGAAAATGATTGTAGTCTAGCACGTATAGCTCCTAATCA TTACATGATGATCGCTCCCACTATTCAGCAAACTCGCTGTAAACATTGGATTAATCGTCATTTACCTGAAGATGGGTCAGTTGCAGTATCTGATGTAACATCTGCGTATACAGCCATTTGTATTATGGGCCCTGCTACTAGACAATTATTGTCAGAATTAACAGATACTGATCTGAATCCTAAAAGTTTCCCATTTTTTACGTTTAAg GAATTAGACGTTGGTCTTGCAAATGGAATACGCACAATGAACCTAACTCATACTGGAGAACTTGGCTATGTTTTATATATTCCGAATGAA TTTGCATTACACGTTTATACAAGATTGATAGATGCTGGAGCTAAGTATGGAATAAAGCATGCTGGTTATTATGCAACACGAGCTTTGCGAGTAGAAAAGTTTTATGCTTTTTGGGGGCAAGATTTAGATACTTTTACTACACCTTTAGAGTGTGGAAGATCCTGGAGAGTAAAACTAGAT AAAGAAGTAAATTTTGTTGGAAAAGATGCTCTTTTGAAACAACGTGAAGAAGGTGTAAAGCGAAAGTATGTGCAGTTATTATTAAACGATCATGACCCTGAATTAGATACATGGTGTTGGGGCAGTGAACCTATCTTTAGAAACGGAGCATACTGTGGAATGACAACTACTACAGGTTACGGTTTCACATTTAAGAAACAG GTTTGCCTAGGATTTGTACAAAACTTTGATTCGCAAGGGCGACCACAAGAAGTAACGAACGAATATGTATTATTAGGAGATTACGAAGTAGATGTAGCAGGAATAAAGTTCTCTGCAAAATGTCATTTGCATAGTCCAAATTTGCCAACCAAGTTTCCCGATAAGGAAAGGGACTCTTACCATGCAACACGTGATCAACAAATTGTGTAA
- the LOC143148274 gene encoding LITAF domain-containing protein codes for MNKTGPPPPYEPPPYAPPGYSHSMGGVPPASPFTPAEIYTNGPTIVTTIVPLGPGSTHTICPHCHAEIDTTTKTEPGLIAYISGVVIALMGCWLGCCLAPCCIDECMDVHHSCPNCKAYLGRYRR; via the exons ATGAATAAAACTGGACCACCACCACCTTATGAGCCGCCTCCTTATGCACCACCTGGTTATTCACATTCAATGGGTGGTGTTCCACCTGCTAGTCCTTTTACACCTGCAGAAATTT aTACAAATGGACCAACTATTGTAACAACAATTGTTCCACTTGGACCGGGATCAACACATACAATTTGTCCACATTGTCACGCAGAAATTGATACTACAACAAAAACAGAACCTGGTCTGATTGCTTATATATCTGGTGTTGTGATTGCATTAATGGG ATGCTGGTTGGGATGCTGTTTAGCTCCTTGCTGTATTGATGAATGTATGGATGTTCATCACAGTTGCCCTAATTGCAAAGCTTACTTGGGACGTTACAGGAGATAA
- the Jarid2 gene encoding jumonji, AT rich interactive domain 2, with protein MVLSRNDKRKRKEGDLVDLMEPLSESPKRTKVHAQRKFAQGATTVFNASHTPIKDKEKTKPTVITELITHKRPNTEDFLTFLCFRGTSILPPNLNFFNVGSRKEKSDLKSIRIPTDKVTSSTSTSTENQKPDSSQRTITKMKPIVTNKKKVQNTIQKNITKFKTTTSTVQALKKKYQEQRLAKQRIKNKFKTSCVMRTRSCTERTILKPGNKLAPRKFLPRIETKRLGLRSSVLTDKVKKTSPKAKPIPPKPKKKVLVKQKNSDTSNSDSTSEEDEEGPSEKSVPQVKRAIQKNVQKKICTRSKSEMRRITRSHSGTISPKNLCRRPTRKTKEAAAVYMEILGRKLVSPDLENDDNLSMDSFPELPNARKIAQTESEIKAKVKQSTTKTITKNKDGKMTSIQNTSNKRSDKTKTSKITFKSKRLIRVQKYCEIDSDEESVSSNGTNNTRPVTRRSLGKLNKPASRFLRSSSKTITTRMEIQNNVNIKSKSQVQNNLRFNKEKFVMKRKREQSFNKSLPEKGTALKQKETKNTTNENTDSDEETLGMLLHKLKRKKGIHEQSEQIAINESNDNCNTVDKVEHPVDKTSAKVDILKVSDDEESFRGFTRKAISKVLNSCQTHVNANLLVTEKTTNGTEKTETEKTQNLDASKEQEDKDKSSLDKTSLPTINVPNDECIQSKKIQKTKSELPDETESHTTLLINTEKECRHKTDISSTNVLDMSLSTLHVRKEKVNMSTEQIEKWLNESSFAKEESKLEMENVSTFKYDVCEKKTDVSHLSISTKIQHLVRPVNVTLSKLTEKANIKDRMIIQNKYLPITAVDIQSIDLKQQNELINVTKNNIDGKEVIKGRNIKPNKEFCLGEDNDTALKSDQNSIDGSAERKLSTEKKSIFQPRKPFLPKVKERKTVTPNANAFSPENESSVYAFESDTEVPVNTPFRRKIRDSNKLNVTVTSSESDTNKSTEKMIKDNCEMSESKDKPNNVLSKNENKVVELKNTSNSTLNVNKFEFPKNFATLANIQVLPLDKLTTTWSNVNCSASIAVQVNLDDNTQGQEQMGEGDTNQQKSTEISTQTESNNENDDENDGQLFYIPLQAVTRNGPNLVQGQQLIQGVAVKLGTEGPNGPNQKVLLRAKLVTKPPSSIARCPPVGTVQPTTRTPPNSALVTTENPIPSTSASATSIMTMSSSDVQPTSPCKTENIIQTVNRQNIGIMGIEKLTKSPKTSRERKTSIDSNKNGKRCQIKSKQKGTEICSPTNNVTFPSAKSENNEARLVEAPTFHPSEKDFQDPLEYIDKIRPIAEKFGICRVVPPPNFKPECKVSDDMRFTAYNQYVHRMLHRWGPNVKEMMAIKKYLATQSITLTHPPWIGGMEVDLPHLYQTVQSLGGLKEVIEKKKWQKVADGMKIPKSAQDRVTKLDDIYCKYLLPYDTLSPEERGKLFDEVESEWMRRESRALQRQNAPANDNEEDEEDDSSDEIEECIVKGRNMPLNAFYRIARNTQRMWFGENQRSGNETEGASADEVESAFWKHVAERKRHVCVHAASIDSSGRGFGFSVAKNSPFARHPWNLKVLTNNAGSVLRALGPLMGVTVPTLHVGMLFSACCWYRDPHGLPWIEYLHTGAKKIWYGIPDEHNNNFREALSKMVPRYCKNKTIWLPSDTAMVPPELLVSNRVSLCQTVQEPGQFIIVFPKAFTSSICTGYVVSESVYFAQPSWLETAEQVFKDIQDSCEPSIFSFERLLFNIINDSRSHIEVMKQILPSVIKIREKEISYRKQLESVGLTNTERLPLPDSGKRKKGKKVKEDDGDFECETCRANLFVSLVSNSQDDSVYCLPHALYLLNRKKQALKHCTLMYTYNEDELDDLIHKLEERIEAKSKKTNQMKQAK; from the exons ATGGTTCTAAGTCGAAATgataaacgaaaaagaaaagaaggagaTTTGGTGGATCTTATGGAGCCACTCTCAGAATCTCCAAAGAG gACCAAAGTGCATGCACAAAGAAAATTTGCACAAGGTGCAACAACAGTTTTTAATGCTTCACATACTCCAATTAAGGATAAAGAGAAAACTAAACCAACCGTTATAACAGAATTAATAACACATAAACGACCTAATACAGAGGattttttgacatttttatGCTTTAGAG GCACATCAATTTTACCtccaaatttgaattttttcaatgttGGAAGCAGGAAAGAAAAATCAGATCTGAAGTCAATACGTATACCAACAGATAAAGTGACATCTTCAACCAGTACATCTACTGAAAATCAAAAACCAGATTCAAGCCAGAGAACTATTACCAAAATGAAACCGATTGTTACTAATAAGAAGAAGGTTCaaaatacaatacaaaaaaatattaccaAATTTAAAACTACAACATCAACTGTACAAGCACTTAAGAAAAAGTATCAAGAACAGCGTCTTGCTaaacaaagaattaaaaataaatttaagacATCATGTGTTATGAGAACAAGATCTTGTACAgaacgaacaattttaaaacCTGGAAACAAGCTGGCACCTAGAAAGTTTCTTCCAAGAATTGAAACCAAAAGACTTGGTTTACGGAGTAGTGTACTTACAGATAAGGTAAAAAAGACATCTCCAAAAGCAAAACCTATACCACCTAAACCAAAGAAGAAAGTTCTTGTAAAACAAAAGAACAGTGATACATCAAACTCAGATTCTACATCCGAAGAGGATGAGGAGGGACCTTCAGAAAAATCTGTACCACAAGTAAAACGTGCaatacaaaaaaatgttcaaaagaaGATATGTACAAGAAGCAAATCTGAAATGAGAAGAATTACTCGTTCTCATAGTGGAACAATTTCTCCAAAAAATTTATGTAGAAGACCAACTAGAAAGACTAAAGAGGCAGCTGCAGTATACATGGAAATCCTTGGAAGAAAACTTGTGAGTCCTGACTTGGAAAACGATGATAATCTTTCTATGGACAGTTTCCCAGAATTACCAAATGCACGTAAAATTGCCCAAACAGAAAGTGAAATTAAAGCCAAAGTAAAACAATCTACTACAAAGacaattacaaaaaataaagaTGGTAAAATGACCTCTATCCAGAATACATCAAATAAACGATCAGATAAAACTAAAACTAGTAAAATTACCTTTAAAAGTAAAAGGCTTATAAGAGTTCAAAAATATTGTGAAATAGATAGTGATGAAGAATCTGTAAGTTCTAATGGAACTAACAATACAAGGCCTGTTACAAGACGAAGTttaggaaaattaaataaacctgCAAGTAGATTTCTTAGATCTTCTTCTAAAACTATAACTACACGAATGGAAATTCAAAATAACGTAAATATTAAATCAAAATCTCAAGTTCAAAATAATTTAAGGTTcaacaaagaaaaatttgtaatgaaACGTAAACGAGAACAAAGTTTTAATAAATCATTACCTGAGAAAGGCACTGCattgaaacaaaaagaaacgaaaaatactacaaatgaaaatacagaTTCTGATGAAGAAACCTTAGGCATGTTGCTTCATAAATTAAAAAGGAAGAAAGGTATTCATGAACAAAGTGAACAAATTGCCATTAATGAAAGTAATGACAATTGCAATACTGTAGATAAAGTTGAACATCCTGTAGATAAAACTTCTGCAAAAGTGGATATTTTAAAAGTATCGGACGATGAAGAATCTTTTCGGGGGTTTACAAGAAAAGCAATATCCAAAGTTTTAAATTCTTGTCAAACACATGTTAATGCTAATCTTCTTGTCACAGAGAAAACCACTAATGGAACAGAAAAAACTGAAACAGAAAAAACGCAAAATTTAGATGCATCTAAGGAACAAGAAGATAAGGATAAATCCTCACTAGATAAAACTTCTCTTCCTACAATAAATGTGCCAAATGATGAATGTATTCAATCTAAAAAAATTCAGAAAACAAAATCAGAATTGCCTGATGAAACAGAATCTCACAcaacattattaataaataccGAGAAAGAATGTCGTCATAAAACAGATATTTCTTCCACAAATGTTCTAGACATGTCTTTGTCAACATTACatgtaagaaaagaaaaagtaaacatgTCGACTGAACAAATTGAAAAGTGGTTAAATGAAAGTTCGTTTGCCAAAGAGGAAAGTAAGTTAGAAATGGAAAATGTATCTACATTTAAATATGATGTTTGCGAGAAAAAGACTGATGTCTCGCATTTATCTATCTCAACAAAAATTCAGCACTTAGTAAGACCAGTTAATGTCACACTTTCTAAATTAACAGAAAAAGCAAATATAAAAGATCGTATGAtcatacaaaataaatatttacccaTTACAGCAGTGGATATACAATCTATCGATCTAAAACAGCAAAATGAACTTATTAATGTTACCAAAAATAATATAGATGGGAAAGAAGTTATTAAAGGGCGAAATATAAAACCGAATAAAGAATTTTGTCTTGGAGAAGATAATGATACAGCATTAAAATCTGATCAAAATTCAATAGACGGATCTGCTGAAAGAAAGTTATCAACAGAAAAAAAATCCATATTTCAACCTAGAAAACCATTTTTACCTAAAGTTAAAGAGCGTAAAACAGTAACTCCCAATGCAAATGCATTTTCCCCAGAAAATGAAAGTAGTGtatatgcatttgaaagtgataCTGAAGTCCCTGTTAATACTCCATTTAGGCGTAAAATTCGGGACTCAAATAAATTAAATGTAACTGTTACTTCATCTGAGAGTGATACAAATAAAAGTACTGAAAAAATGATTAAAGATAACTGTGAAATGTCAGAATCTAAGGACAAGCCCAACAATGTTCtttcaaaaaatgaaaataaagtagtagaattgaaaaatacatCAAACTCAACATTAAATGTTAACAAGTTTGAATTCCCCAAAAACTTTGCAACCTTAGCTAATATACAGGTTTTACCACTAGATAAGTTAACAACAACTTGGAGCAATGTAAATTGTAGTGCTTCAATAGCTGTACAAGTAAATCTGGATGATAACACACAAGGACAAGAACAAATGGGAGAGGGAGACACAAATCAACAAAAAAGTACAGAAATATCTACTCAAACAGAAAGCAATAATGAAAATGATGATGAAAATGATGGTCAACTATTTTATATACCTTTGCAAGCTGTTACAAGAAATGGACCGAATTTAGTTCAAGGACAACAATTAATTCAAGGTGTAGCTGTTAAACTTGGTACTGAAGGACCAAATGGACCTAATCAAAAAGTTCTTTTAAGAGCAAAATTAGTTACCAAACCTCCATCATCAATTGCACGTTGCCCTCCTGTGGGTACAGTGCAACCTACAACTCGAACACCACCGAATTCTGCTCTTGTAACAACAGAAAATCCAATACCATCTACCTCTGCAAGTGCAACCTCAATTATGACTATGTCTAGTTCTGATGTACAACCAACATCTCCATGtaaaactgaaaatataatacagaCAGTAAACAGGCAAAATATTGGAATTATGggaatagaaaaattaacaaaatcacCAAAAACTTCTAGAGAAAGAAAAACTTCCATTGATtcaaataaaaatggaaaaag ATGTCAAATCAAATCTAAACAGAAAGGTACTGAAATTTGTTCTCCGACCAATAATGTAACATTTCCAAGTGCAAAAAGTGAAAACAATGAAGCACGTTTAGTTGAAGCTCCAACATTTCATCCCAGTGAGAAAGATTTTCAAGATCCTCTGGAATATATAGACAAAATAAGACCAATTGCAGAGAAGTTTGGAATATGCAGAGTTGTACCACCACCTAATTTTAAa CCGGAATGTAAAGTATCAGATGATATGCGATTTACTGCATATAATCAGTATGTTCATCGTATGCTTCATAGATGGGGTCCTAATGTAAAAGAAATGATGGCTATAAAAAAATACTTAGCCACACAAAGTATAACATTAACTCATCCACCTTGg ATTGGTGGGATGGAAGTTGATTTGCCCCATTTATATCAAACGGTTCAAAGTTTAGGTGGATTGAAAGAAGTTATTGAAAAGAAGAAATGGCAAAAAGTAGCAGATGGTATGAAGATACCAAAATCTGCCCAAGACCGTGTAACCAAATTAGAtgatatttattgtaaatatttattaccatACGATACATTATCTCCAG aGGAAAGAGGTAAATTATTTGATGAAGTTGAAtctgaatggatgagaagagaaagtAGAGCTTTGCAAAGGCAAAATGCACCAGCAAATGATaacgaagaagatgaagaagatgaTAGCTCTGATGAAATTGAAGAATGCATTGTTAAA GGTAGAAATATGCCATTAAATGCATTTTATCGTATCGCACGAAACACACAACGTATGTGGTTTGGTGAAAATCAGCGATCTGGAAACGAAACCGAAGGTGCTTCTGCTGATGAGGTTGAAAGTGCATTTTGGAAGCACGTTGCGGAAAGAAAGCGACATGTCTGTGTGCATGCTGCAAGTATTGATTCAAGTGGTCGTGGGTTTGGATTTTCTGTTGCTAAGAATAGTCCATTTGCTAGACATCCATGGAATCTTAAAGTACTTACTAATAATGCTGGATCAGTGCTAAGAGCTTTAGGTCCATTAATGG gaGTGACAGTTCCAACACTTCATGTTGGCATGTTGTTTAGTGCATGTTGTTGGTACCGCGATCCTCATGGTCTTCCATGGATAGAATATTTACATACAGGTGCTAAAAAAATTTGGTATGGCATACCAGATGAGCATAACAATAATTTTAGAGAAGCTCTTTCAAAAATGGTACCACGATATTGTAAAAATAAGACAATATGGTTACCTTCGGATACAGCAATGGTTCCTCCAGAATTATTGGTTAGTAATAGAGTATCATTATGCCAGACTGTGCAAGAACCAGGCCAATTTATAATTGTATTCCCTAAAGCATTTACATCAAGCATTTGTACTGGCtatgtagtatctgaaagtgtTTACTTTGCACAACCATCTTGGTTAGAAACTGCTGAACAAGTGTTTAAA GATATACAAGATAGCTGTGAGCCATCGATCTTTTCATTTGAAAgattattattcaatattattaATGATTCCAGATCTCATATAGAAGTAATGAAACAG attttaCCAAGTGTGATTAAAATTCGTGAGAAGGAAATAAGTTACCGAAAACAGTTAGAATCAGTGGGTCTTACAAATACTGAAAGATTGCCTTTGCCAGATAgtggaaaacgaaagaaagggaaaaaagtaaaagaagaCGATGGTGATTTTGAATGTGAAACTTGTAGAGCTAATCTATTTGTTTCATTGGTCAGTAATTCACAAGATGACAGTGTCTACTGTTTGCCACATGCATTATATTTACTTAATAGAAAGAAGCAAGCTTTAAAACATTGTACTTTGATGTATACATACAAcgag GATGAATTGGATGATTTGATTCATAAACTGGAAGAGAGAATTGAAGCCAAATCTAAAAAGACTAATCAAATGAAACAAGCTAAGTAA